A window from Erythrobacter sp. YJ-T3-07 encodes these proteins:
- a CDS encoding DNA gyrase inhibitor YacG — MSETKRPCPICKSSVQTPEYKPFCSARCRDKDLNRWFNDGYALPGRPADPEEIAREQD; from the coding sequence ATGAGCGAGACCAAACGACCCTGCCCGATCTGCAAGTCCTCCGTGCAGACGCCCGAATACAAGCCATTCTGCTCCGCACGCTGCCGCGACAAGGACCTCAACCGCTGGTTCAACGACGGCTATGCGCTGCCCGGAAGGCCCGCAGATCCCGAAGAGATTGCCCGCGAACAGGATTGA
- the wrbA gene encoding NAD(P)H:quinone oxidoreductase, whose product MTKILVLYYSSYGHTSAMAEAVAEGVREGGAEAVIRHVPETAPAEVAKNAGFTGMPGHEEIEGPDALAEYDGIVVGSPTRYGRMTSQMASFWDQTGGLWMKGALVGKVGAAFTSTASQHGGQETTLMSILTNLLHMGCTIVGLDYGFQGQMGVDEVKGGAPYGASTITDGDGSRQPSKTELDGARYLGKRVATTAAKLHG is encoded by the coding sequence ATGACCAAGATCCTCGTCCTCTACTATTCCTCCTACGGCCACACTTCGGCGATGGCCGAAGCGGTTGCCGAAGGCGTGCGCGAAGGCGGCGCCGAAGCGGTCATCCGCCACGTGCCCGAAACCGCGCCCGCAGAGGTCGCGAAGAACGCCGGCTTCACCGGGATGCCGGGGCACGAGGAGATCGAGGGGCCCGACGCGCTGGCCGAGTACGACGGCATCGTGGTCGGCTCGCCCACCCGCTATGGGCGGATGACCAGCCAGATGGCGTCCTTCTGGGACCAGACCGGCGGGCTGTGGATGAAAGGCGCGCTGGTCGGCAAGGTCGGCGCGGCGTTTACCTCCACCGCCAGCCAGCATGGCGGGCAGGAGACGACGCTGATGTCGATCCTGACCAACCTGCTGCACATGGGCTGCACCATCGTGGGCCTCGACTACGGCTTCCAGGGCCAGATGGGTGTCGACGAGGTCAAGGGCGGCGCGCCCTATGGTGCCAGCACGATTACCGATGGCGACGGCAGCCGCCAGCCGAGCAAGACCGAGCTGGACGGCGCCCGCTACCTCGGCAAGCGAGTCGCGACGACCGCCGCCAAGCTGCACGGCTGA